Part of the Bacillus rossius redtenbacheri isolate Brsri chromosome 9 unlocalized genomic scaffold, Brsri_v3 Brsri_v3_scf9_2, whole genome shotgun sequence genome is shown below.
ttactAGTGATGTACACATCATTATCAGCCGATTTTCCAAATTTTAGGAATTTCTGATGTAATCATTTCCACCCGAAACTTAAAGAACCGATACACATGAAAAAAGTACAATAGATTTTATCCATTCTGGTATCGCCCACCTTTTCTATCGACCTGTTTGTACATCCGTAGCCATCTTTCAATCCAGTGTTTCTGTAATTTAAGGCTATACTTGAATGTTGTGATTGTTTATTAGTCAAAGACATAACGTGTACTGTGCTATGCATAAATTGTATGCTGTTAATACTTTATTTGTCATGAATAAAAAATCCTTTTagtaaagaattttattaagatACTGACATACTACTTACAAATATTGGAGTTCTGTAGACTgacttattacttacaaataatgACTTTCTAGAAACTTGCACTgtcattgtttacaaacacattGAAAAAGTTTTGTATTGGTTTCTGATCTGTTAAAGAAATGTAGTGTAAATGAATAGGTATTGGTTTTTATCCTTATTacctatcactaatatttacctAATAAATAAGTGAtctatagggactggaaaatgtcGTCGTTTTGAAAGTGCAAAAAGCGGTGGTTTGAATTCTTAAAAGCGGTGTTTTCATTTCGGTGTTTTCAccaatgtgatttttttgtggattcccaAAATTAATATGAACATTATATATTGATACTGAGATACTTGTAAAAACATTCTTAAAGCCTTTACaatgaggaaattattatttacttatcgtaatatctgtacataattttagcttctatatttgttagtaatgctcctatcaaaaaaattcacagtttcctGCTTGTCACAGATCATAAAacacaatacataatatttacagCTGCAAAGTTGAATACATATGTAACACTAAACACATAGACATGGCATACAACTAACACACTAAAACAGTGTTCAACCTTCAAAATAGATTTCACTGAGAATAGCTACATTTTCAGCATTAAGGCGCTGTCGTTGGTCACTTAGAACAGAACTGTACTTAGAAAAAAATCGTTCGCAGTCTGCATTTGCACATGGCAACCATACACTTTTCAAAGCACCCTTAGAAAATTCTGGATGATTTACAGAAAGAGACAATAATATTGCAATCAAATCCAGTGATGCATCACTTTTGTCTCCTAACTGTTTCTTCACCAAGAACTGAAGCTCTTTATAGCCTTGAAGCAATTGACTTTCATCGCAGTCCTTGAACAATgccattttcttcaattttttaccAAGATCTTTTGTTACTTCCGTAATTAAAATCTGTGCAGGGTCAAAAACACTCAGTTCAGAATAAAGATGACTTGCAGGATCACTTGAAATTAAAGCTAGCAGCTTAGTGTATCCATGTGATGCAGCTTTTACTAAGGCAGATTTAACCTGAGCTTTTGCAACATCTCTTCCACATGACTGCAGTGCTAAACTTGTTTCTTCGCCAAAATTTCCTGCTTCAGCAAGCTGCAAAACTTGCTCAACTTTGCGTAGGTTACCACACAAAATGTTGCTACAAGGATATGACGACCCTTCCAACAACTTCGTCAAGTCAACAATTCCCTTTGCTGTTTCTTTGATGAAGGCAGCCTGCACCTTAACATTAAGGACCTGTTCCTGTGACAAACTTGCCAAATACTGAACTCCAACATTGCTAACTGATGCTATGTCGTCACTCTTCATGAACTCAACAATAGCTTCTATGTAGTCGGATACATAGGCTACAGACTCGTACCACGAAGACCATCTCGTGAGGACTGGCATTGGGAACAGTGGAACCCTTCCAGCTTCATATTTATCATCCAGAAATTGCCGGAACAGATGCTTTCTCTTTCGAGTGTTCAGGAACGCACTCTTGATTTTGGAAGTGGCATTTTGAAGTTCAGGAAGGTGCTTTCCCAGAACATTCAAAATCAGATTGAGTTTGTGCGCCCAACACTGAATCACTACAACATTGTCCGACATCAAGTTGGTAAGTGTGTCAAAACACTTCCCCATGTATCGGGCTGAGTCTGATACTAAGGCCAGGACACTGTCATAGctaatgttatatttgttcaAAGAATCAAGAATAGCTCTTGAACAACTTTTTGCATCAGCTGTTTCAAGAATGTGGACATCACCTACTACGATTTCAACTTGGTGACTGGCTTCTATAATCTTGAAGATTATAACGAAAACACACCGACCTTGTTTGTCTGTTGTTTCATCGCAGCATACCGCAAGGTGCTTTCCTTTGACCTTCTCCTTGATGTTTTCTTCCCTTTCCATATTTAATCTGGGAAGGTGCTTTTCTCGCAAAGTCTTTACACAAGGCAATGCGCcagatcctgaaaaaaaaatttcctcaaaattaagACCACCATTAGCATAGTTTACTGGCATAACGATGTACTTAAAGTTAACTGTTGTTGTATATTGGGTCAATTGCAATTTACAATACTGGACATTTGTAGTTCAGGAAAACGTTTTATTTCCTAGGTTAGTACTACACTCGTTCAggtattgaaaacaaaatgaaaagtttgttaggttaggtcagctacttttaaaaaaaagttaattgtagTGGGGATGATTGGTTAGTTCAAGTACATTAAAAACAGTCCGGTATCGCAAACTACAATAGACCTGTTATATCTGAATTTTTACTTACCTTCAATAAATTCATTCATGAAGTTCACCATGTGTTCATTGTTAAGTTTCTCAAGTGGTATGTTAGCCTTTACAAATGTTTCTGTGACACGTTTTCCAAGATAATCTGCCGATTTTTTGTCTTTGACAACTTTATTAAAGCATGATGCAACTGAtgtttgtagttttgtagtctcttcttttgttgctgctaatgacgccacgtgttttgccgactttaaatgtttttcaatcgtGTCTTTTCGATCCCACGAAACTTTCGtgttgcaaaacttacacataaccGTGCTATTATCTGTACAGTAAAACCCCTCCTTCTTATACTGAAATGCTCGATCCCTTGcacttaatttattccgcatttttactCACTCACTAGTCACTATCCAATTAATAATCTTGTTAACTTGCCGATTTGCCCGTCGGAGTAGAAGTCAAAGTGAACATGACGACAGCAGCAGTTGCACACCAGTGAAAACTATTCtctttcaagttaattttttttttcttccgtggatcccaaggaattaaaaataaaagtgtttatatCCCCCGCAGTCtccatgtaaataattttatctttttttaccgTCACTTTTTTCCCGatgtattaagtaattttattatgttcTCCGTAATTACGTCCCAAAGTCCCACTCAATGGTGTGTTAATTTTAATCATGAATTTAAGTTACTGGCTAGGAGCGTTTTCCGTAGGCCatagcagcaaaaaaaatggctgcgatgactggcGAAAGGAATGGTTTACACCGGCggacttttatttaattaaaatgaatcaacGTCACGTTAAGTGTTTCATATTAAAGCGGATGTTAGTTAATAAATAGAAAATCGTAAATTACTTAGCAATGATTAGCATCgcaaattattataatacataataataattaattataagttttacccttcatgtttttttttggttaggacatttatttccttacatttttttattcaaacgaacatattgtttgtgaattgCGTCGATGCGTGTGACTGCGACTTATTTTTATGATTATGAtactaaatttataataaataaaccttTTCGCGCATAGTTTGTTAAAATTCGTAGAAATTTCGTTTTTTCGCAACAAATGGTATTTTTCGCGTTTTACACTTAATTTCGCGCGAATTCGTGAaaatttcgcgatcgcgaaatttTCTAGTCCCTAGTGATCTACAATTTTCAATAAACTTGCTTGgattttagattttgaaaaaacaaTAATAACATTCTTGAACATACTTATACAATATTATGTTTCAACTACTATTTATAAAGTGTGGCCAGTAGTTATAAACGTTAATTGTTGTATATGATATCAGTGATGATACCAgagtaatacttactccaccaaaatagtggtaaaatttatatgctacaTATTTACGGTAAGATAATTTGTATTGAATTGGTCTAAAAAAGAtacattcagaaaaataaaaataaatcagcgaGAATTTGAGTTTTAAATGTGATACAATAAGaaatgcacaataaaaaaaaaattaatttttctgatccgtGCACTTTGGTGCAATTTTTTTCCGGAAAAAATTACATTCCTTGAATATCAAACATTTAAAGATTACTttattatgatttgaattaaattttggttaaatgCCACTtcattccatgatataacttgcatttcggtgctatGTGTATATCAACTTGGATTACTATGTTACGTGGTGTTTTGAAATGCTTGtcagtgttatttcagttttatcgcaatttatCATATACTCTTGTCCTTATATTCAAACACactctttaacaaaaaaaaaaaaaaaatcataaaaattaaaaacactaaaatatcCCGTTACGAACATTAAATTGTCTTTACAGATGACGTATTaattagggatgtgcgagtacccgatattttcgggtatggttcgaatccacaattacccgaacccggaatcgttgtacgtacatggattcgaacagcattacgaatattcacaaaagttataaattaattaaatacggctcaaaaatactagcagtgaaaaataaaattaggctactattaagtatttataatatgatgtatcaaagaaagatatgtaaattaaataattaacacagtgacattaaaagaatttcgagatttcgagagcttaaactataattacgaatttcgtcgtatagcaaactataaactaaaaacaattacatacctacaagaaaaaaacatcttggcttatttattggagaaaaaatggtttcgtttgctgaaacgtttataaatcTGAGATTttcctgtggcgtgcagtttattacgactgagttggagaatcgaatatgttttggttttcatattttaaagtgtttattattaattaagtttacataattataaacatttcaatctcagtgtgataaataattgccagtagttacagttagaaaaaagagaacacacattatttttaaattaatcagttattattaattattctgtgcttaatattcggaatcggattcatatctcaaatactgccagggattcgaatcggatccgaaccgaactgaaaatcaaggattcgcacatccctagtaaTTAATCAAGCCATTCAACCCCTAGGTACCTCGGTGAGTTACCCCCCAGCTCTGCTTCACAAGTGTGACCGGGATCGAGTCACCGGAGGACCAGGGGACCACCACCTCCTCACCTCGCCGGTGAGCTCCAGCATCACGAACAGCAGGGCCTTGAGGAACATGAAGAGGTGCTCGCACACCCAGCGCCGGTCCAGGCGCTCGTACAGGAACTTGATGGCGATGCAGCCTCCCAGCTTGGAGTACCACGCCTGCTCGTAGCACAGCGAGCACATCTTCTCCGCCAGGTACTCCATCAGCGGCAGCTGGCAGGCCTGCGGCATCACCACGTGGCACAGCGAGAGATGAGACTGTCTGTTTTCCCTCCGTCAAGCCCTTTTTCCACCCCCTCCCCAGACGTGATGCATCGAGCTCAATAATAAAACAGGATTGCGCGAGAAGGAAATAAGTTCACGTGctggaaacaaaatttttttttttaaatccgcaaTTCTTCTGTAATGTCAAACGAAATCTACAAAATTAATGCATTTGTACATTGAGATGTGCATGATGCACCAAAAAAAGATAAGAATCAGCTGAAGAAATAGaccaaaaaattcacataaaaattatggcaattattaattaactataaataaacaataagtcaaaatgatttttttttgcaatttatctctcaactgtgattttttttctaaaaaatccCGAATGTAATGCACCACTTTCAGAAATATGCACTGGACATAATATGtacgtgttttctcgcataatcgtcgcacattttattctaaaatcaagttttaaaagtaggggtgtgatggttatgcggaaaaattttttttttgttacgtaaagttattcataaaagcaaaacctgttcatggaaagcacgtttatttaaaaaaaggtggtgtatacaaaagcacgccaaacaatttatattaataattcattaaagaaaaacatttcttcaactttaaatagaaaaacaaaatctgtgacgcTAACACAAGTCAcatgaatctgtgacgtgaactaacgcgtaactgtcGCAGTAAATGcttgccacgaaagagtgcgggccatcaaatgtagttaactctgcaactgacagagagcgtgcgttgcatgcatcggcgagatatcgatattcgactacatgcgcgcgctctatacgggaagcaacataaacatgagtgatgccaactagcgctggctacatgtttataagcggtacaccacgGCGACGCAGGCGGTCggtcagataaaggaaataacgtttaaaatgtctttaaaagaaaatttacacatcagacaacttcgtatttccgttaatttaataagtaagtggtaatgtccgaataaatataaGGTgcctactttaaaatacatcgttttatacagaaaagatacttacacaaagcgctcgggatataatagcgggaccaaaaacaacatgcgacgtttacgcaagaagttttttttatcacaattttgacGGCCTCAAATAtagttgcgacgattacgcgagtgtgacaattatgcgataaaagaggatACTGCACGTAATTTCAGCAAAGTCAATGATTCAACAGGAAAATAAGTGCCCACCTCTCCTTCGCACTATTAACAGTTTGTTAAACTTGAAATTTATGTGTATATTGCATATGTAGTTGTTTTAAGAATCACCACATTAAATCCCACaacattttgaataattttatacgTTAATGCAATATATTGGGATCAGAATAATTTTGAATCAGAACTGGTAAGTTCCTGGATCATCATTTCTATTCGGGATTGGTTTTAAGGTGACTGagtgcagtggcggatccaaggggcggcatcccccgaaaaaccagttgtctgctgcATTAATATTGCagacaaaaatgatttgtttctgaaaccaataaaacattgtaatataaattaatgaatttcttgtggaatcataaaaaatctggtggttggatgttatgtgtagtgtgagtagattaaatacaaatttagtaattttaagtcctttttttctctggctattctgaaatcctagtaCAGTGCCCCCCTCCGAGGTAAACGTCTAGATCCGCCACTGACTCAGTGCATCTTCAGTGAGCGCTCGTGTTAGTACGGAAGAGGCGCTGACCCTCTGGAAGGAGCCGAGGAGGTCGTTGGCAGTCTCCAGGACGAGCACCAGGGTCAGGTGGCCCGACTTGCACCACTCCTTCTCCTCGCTGCCCATCACGTCGGCCAGGGCGTCGATCAGCACCAGGGGGTCCATGCCCTCCGTCTGCTTGCTGGTCGTCGAGAACGGGCCTGCAACCGGCCCCTCCCTCTCACACAGTCCTCTGCCGGGGCGGGCGGTCCGTCAAACGGCGCATCGTGCAGGCAAGCACGAAGGTTGAAACTACTGTACTGTTGCACTCATACAGAGTATCTTATGTTAATTGGTTTGGTTAATGAGcatcaaaattgtaattatgtttattgtataaaattagtacaTACTGTGATATGCAGAAACAAATTTTGCTCTATGGCACTTGATATAATCTTTGgttaagaaaaaaagaaaacggTTGTTATTACACGAAATGGAGAGGAggataaacagaagaaaataaaaaagcgtgtgttcatttaaaaattgtgattaatttatttataaaagatataaattgttataaatttggtGTTCCAGACTATATACATAAGGACCTTCATTACTCGATCAGTGGTCTGAAAGTAAGTGGTCTTATGCTCGTTAAGTAAGTAGCTAAGCCGGCgtagaaattttttatattcatcaaACCAATGTAGTAAATTTAAATACCTAGTCACTGCTGAATCCAGTACACTACCCACCTACCTAGGCAATCAAAAGGTCACAACCTCAGaagtcacaatttaaataattggttAAAGGCATCTGTTTTTcgagaaaaaataaaactttccctACAGTTTCTTTGGTTGAAATGGTACAACAGTGGAATGGGTAAAAATTTGTAAGAAATGAGAAAGAAAAGGAAAAGCAAAAAACCCAAGAATCAGTACAGGTGGAGAATGCAAATGGTAGGGTAAAGCAACGTTAAAGATAACATA
Proteins encoded:
- the LOC134542793 gene encoding uncharacterized protein LOC134542793, encoding MRNKLSARDRAFQYKKEGFYCTDNSTVMCKFCNTKVSWDRKDTIEKHLKSAKHVASLAATKEETTKLQTSVASCFNKVVKDKKSADYLGKRVTETFVKANIPLEKLNNEHMVNFMNEFIEGSGALPCVKTLREKHLPRLNMEREENIKEKVKGKHLAVCCDETTDKQGRCVFVIIFKIIEASHQVEIVVGDVHILETADAKSCSRAILDSLNKYNISYDSVLALVSDSARYMGKCFDTLTNLMSDNVVVIQCWAHKLNLILNVLGKHLPELQNATSKIKSAFLNTRKRKHLFRQFLDDKYEAGRVPLFPMPVLTRWSSWYESVAYVSDYIEAIVEFMKSDDIASVSNVGVQYLASLSQEQVLNVKVQAAFIKETAKGIVDLTKLLEGSSYPCSNILCGNLRKVEQVLQLAEAGNFGEETSLALQSCGRDVAKAQVKSALVKAASHGYTKLLALISSDPASHLYSELSVFDPAQILITEVTKDLGKKLKKMALFKDCDESQLLQGYKELQFLVKKQLGDKSDASLDLIAILLSLSVNHPEFSKGALKSVWLPCANADCERFFSKYSSVLSDQRQRLNAENVAILSEIYFEG